In a single window of the Leptospira barantonii genome:
- a CDS encoding rod-binding protein: MMIDSIQDYTNRLNLVEKPEVKSLLNFENANKNKTNSSFPDMLREEFNEKLSGKISSSEIRLPHNIKEEISADPYRKKLYSASVEFESIFVKMMLTEMKKTVSKSGLIDGGHAEEIFEDMLYDEYSKNLSSNSSLGLAEQIYQSLSSNLPPVNPAQKTDRKA, translated from the coding sequence GTGATGATCGATTCCATTCAAGATTATACGAACAGATTGAATCTGGTTGAAAAACCGGAGGTCAAAAGTCTTCTCAATTTCGAAAACGCGAATAAGAACAAAACCAATTCTTCCTTTCCCGATATGCTCAGGGAAGAATTCAACGAAAAACTTTCCGGTAAGATCAGTTCTTCCGAGATTCGTCTTCCTCACAACATCAAGGAAGAAATTTCCGCGGACCCGTATCGTAAAAAACTATATTCAGCTTCCGTTGAATTCGAATCTATCTTCGTGAAGATGATGTTGACCGAAATGAAAAAGACGGTTTCTAAATCCGGCCTGATCGACGGCGGTCACGCGGAAGAAATTTTCGAAGACATGCTCTACGACGAATATTCCAAAAATCTTTCCTCCAACTCGTCTTTGGGACTCGCGGAACAGATCTATCAATCCCTGTCCTCCAATCTTCCCCCGGTAAACCCGGCTCAGAAGACGGATCGTAAAGCCTAA
- a CDS encoding ATP-grasp domain-containing protein translates to MKQKGYFLSIGAGTNQVPLISAAIDLGYSVIAVDQNDRAPGLGVASLRIMESVTEYRKILKTVSEIPMQGTILGVGTRSYGKATYTASYIAEKLKLRYASLDCVEICSDKNLLKETANKVGILTPESYDPKSPIAKNQFPFVYKPSRGYGKEGIRTFHDPEEWEHFLKSKKKTAKPKTSSAKKKTSAHNVEKNDWIAEEYIPGFEITVCGLVQNGEFFPASISHKDVTKYAPYLEIAHTLPFLHSELIGEILLNCRALIAATKMNNCPFVAEFRINPEGEIYLIEAVPEVGGEFLADTLIPNYFGSSYFENLVKLLVGEKIKPFANYSSIPKKYAGIFFSAPPEGKSKLADHSEFVSSGKEKILFDRKFKQHGEILKTNDGNGVRARSVGILGPEQNNQSLEQWKESVLQRLEGKFESV, encoded by the coding sequence ATGAAACAAAAGGGATATTTTCTTTCCATCGGCGCGGGAACCAATCAGGTTCCTTTGATTTCCGCCGCGATTGACTTGGGTTATTCCGTGATCGCGGTGGATCAGAACGATCGCGCACCCGGTTTGGGAGTCGCCTCCCTCCGAATTATGGAATCCGTAACAGAATATCGTAAAATTCTAAAGACGGTTTCCGAAATCCCAATGCAAGGAACCATCCTAGGAGTCGGCACTCGCTCCTACGGAAAGGCGACCTACACCGCGTCTTACATCGCCGAAAAATTAAAACTACGTTATGCTAGCCTTGACTGCGTCGAAATCTGTTCGGATAAAAATCTATTAAAAGAAACGGCGAACAAGGTCGGAATTCTAACTCCCGAAAGTTACGATCCAAAGTCTCCCATCGCAAAAAATCAGTTCCCGTTCGTTTATAAACCTTCGCGCGGATACGGAAAAGAAGGAATCAGAACCTTTCACGATCCGGAAGAATGGGAACATTTCTTAAAATCAAAAAAGAAAACCGCAAAGCCCAAAACTTCTTCCGCGAAAAAGAAGACAAGTGCGCATAACGTAGAAAAGAACGATTGGATCGCCGAGGAATACATTCCCGGCTTTGAAATCACCGTTTGCGGCCTTGTTCAAAACGGAGAATTTTTCCCCGCATCCATCTCGCATAAGGACGTCACGAAATACGCGCCTTATTTAGAAATCGCTCATACACTTCCGTTCTTACATTCCGAATTGATCGGAGAAATTCTTTTGAATTGCAGAGCTTTGATCGCCGCGACAAAGATGAACAACTGTCCTTTTGTGGCCGAATTCAGAATCAACCCCGAAGGCGAAATCTATCTCATCGAAGCGGTTCCGGAAGTCGGCGGTGAATTTTTAGCGGACACATTGATTCCGAATTACTTCGGCTCGTCCTACTTCGAGAACTTGGTCAAACTACTCGTTGGCGAAAAAATAAAACCGTTTGCGAACTACTCTTCGATTCCGAAAAAATACGCGGGAATATTCTTCTCCGCTCCTCCCGAAGGAAAATCCAAACTCGCTGATCATTCCGAGTTTGTTTCAAGCGGGAAAGAAAAAATACTCTTCGATCGCAAGTTCAAACAACACGGCGAAATTTTAAAAACGAACGATGGAAACGGGGTCCGCGCGCGAAGCGTAGGAATCTTAGGACCGGAACAAAACAACCAAAGTTTGGAACAATGGAAAGAATCGGTCCTTCAAAGACTGGAAGGTAAATTTGAATCCGTCTGA
- the groL gene encoding chaperonin GroEL (60 kDa chaperone family; promotes refolding of misfolded polypeptides especially under stressful conditions; forms two stacked rings of heptamers to form a barrel-shaped 14mer; ends can be capped by GroES; misfolded proteins enter the barrel where they are refolded when GroES binds) — MAKDIEYNETARRKLLEGVNKLANAVKVTLGPKGRNVVIDKKFGAPTITKDGVTVAKEIELDDPLENMGAQMVKEVSTKTNDVAGDGTTTATILAQSIINEGLKNVTAGANPMSLKRGIDKAVAAAVESIQKRAVKIENKKDIANVATISANNDTTIGNLIADAMDKVGKDGVITVEEAKSIETTLDVVEGMQFDRGYISPYMVTDPEAMTATLNDPFILIYDKKIASMKDLIHVLEKVAQAGKPLVIISEEVEGEALATIVVNTLRKTISCVAVKAPGFGDRRKSMLEDIAILTGGQVISEDLGMKLENATLQMLGRANKVTVDKENTTIIEGKGQTKDIQGRIGQIKKQIEDTTSEYDREKLQERLAKLAGGVAVIHVGAATEVEMKEKKARVEDALSATRAAVEEGIVPGGGLTLLKAQEAVSALKLEGDEATGAKIIFRSLEEPIRMITNNAGLEGSVIVEHAKAKKGNEGFNALTMVWEDLLVAGVVDPAKVVRSALQNAASIGSMILTTEVTITDKPEKDAPNPMAGMGGGMGGMGGMM, encoded by the coding sequence ATGGCTAAAGATATAGAATACAACGAAACAGCAAGACGTAAGCTCCTCGAAGGCGTTAACAAACTCGCAAACGCGGTGAAAGTTACCCTCGGGCCAAAAGGGCGTAACGTAGTGATCGATAAAAAATTCGGCGCGCCTACCATCACAAAAGACGGCGTTACCGTTGCGAAAGAAATCGAACTGGACGATCCATTGGAAAACATGGGCGCTCAAATGGTGAAAGAAGTTTCCACTAAGACAAACGATGTCGCCGGTGACGGAACTACCACCGCTACGATTCTCGCTCAATCCATCATCAACGAAGGTTTGAAAAACGTAACCGCGGGCGCAAACCCTATGTCCCTCAAAAGAGGAATCGACAAAGCGGTTGCCGCGGCAGTGGAAAGCATTCAAAAAAGAGCGGTTAAGATCGAAAACAAAAAAGACATCGCAAACGTTGCGACGATCTCCGCTAACAACGATACTACGATCGGAAATCTTATCGCGGACGCGATGGACAAGGTCGGAAAAGACGGCGTGATCACCGTTGAAGAAGCGAAGTCCATCGAAACAACGTTAGACGTTGTGGAAGGGATGCAGTTCGACAGAGGATACATTTCTCCTTATATGGTGACCGATCCGGAAGCAATGACCGCTACTCTGAACGATCCTTTCATCCTCATCTACGACAAAAAGATCGCTTCTATGAAAGATCTGATCCACGTTCTTGAAAAAGTGGCGCAAGCGGGTAAACCTCTCGTGATCATCTCCGAAGAAGTGGAAGGCGAAGCGTTGGCTACGATCGTAGTAAACACTCTTAGAAAAACCATCTCTTGTGTTGCAGTTAAGGCTCCCGGTTTCGGCGATAGAAGAAAATCTATGCTCGAAGACATCGCGATTCTTACCGGCGGACAAGTGATCTCCGAAGACCTCGGCATGAAACTGGAAAACGCAACTCTTCAAATGTTAGGACGCGCTAACAAAGTGACCGTAGACAAAGAAAACACTACGATCATCGAAGGAAAAGGCCAGACCAAGGACATCCAAGGAAGAATCGGCCAGATCAAAAAACAAATCGAAGACACTACTTCCGAATACGACAGAGAAAAACTTCAAGAAAGACTCGCGAAACTTGCGGGCGGTGTTGCGGTGATTCACGTCGGTGCGGCTACCGAAGTGGAAATGAAAGAGAAAAAAGCGCGTGTTGAAGACGCTCTTTCTGCGACTCGCGCGGCGGTTGAAGAAGGAATCGTTCCAGGCGGTGGTTTGACTCTTCTCAAAGCGCAAGAAGCTGTTTCGGCTCTCAAGCTCGAAGGCGACGAAGCAACCGGTGCAAAAATCATCTTCCGTTCTTTGGAAGAACCGATTCGTATGATCACGAACAACGCAGGTCTGGAAGGATCCGTAATCGTAGAACACGCGAAGGCTAAAAAAGGAAACGAAGGTTTCAACGCACTGACTATGGTTTGGGAAGACCTTCTCGTAGCCGGAGTCGTTGACCCTGCGAAAGTGGTTCGTTCCGCTCTCCAAAACGCGGCTTCTATCGGTTCCATGATCCTGACTACTGAAGTTACGATCACCGATAAACCTGAAAAAGACGCTCCAAACCCGATGGCGGGAATGGGCGGCGGTATGGGAGGAATGGGCGGAATGATGTAA
- a CDS encoding YhjD/YihY/BrkB family envelope integrity protein has translation MKHLLKPGWLTDSDKIPEKGFLRIFVLSIRIIVGSAYRFIKDDCLMQASGISYTTIVSLIPMLTVALSLITITSGLENRKEEIFDTINTFILQSNINVDINTYLEAIGDLIDTATQIGAIGFVILVFSATAVLRSLENAFNGIWRISSNRSLFQKLVFYFFVLAIGPLLFVIGEGVAEKTIDFFRPPHYFSMERDPLGKIWISGENGTLFRMDSNLKKEYSIREDEIDFENMKCLDNLGGRLDFCKKPDIGASDFIRIKIKEGMIYVLSIRGALLIKPIESSVWTLTSFEGVELKDIEVVNQNNIFIIFKNGEVLHYIPEGISFKPIFKDRLKMNASKVYFPDALNGYIPDESGTVWTSNDGGFNFYPNRLTHLAFHDIHRTENGEIFLAGERGVLYRSRDGGNSWIELSHKRYNFIRIWSFLGTDTMELFLMDSLGHILISTDGGDHWNPFYIPMNGKIWANLLLERKENGKIKMLNVGEYRTISVTESKDQKFSTTVITGGDSVFSIYSFLRILFPLSGIWLFFLSLYSLIPNTKVPLKASAVGAAVTGVIFLIFLWGFQVYLSSFSETTMIIYKALAAIPIFLLGVYSLSLIVLFGAEITASLQFRERYLAPLHSLDEMHTSSSNEFRKLILTLKTAYKIQKEKKIPSSSTELASVSRLKEEEIPVLTKKLCELEFLSETRKNEFVPIIAPADLSVGDVYRKIPEPLLTGDKELKLFPGNLNSKIEKTEEKLQNDLDGIKFLDLLD, from the coding sequence ATGAAACATCTTTTAAAACCGGGTTGGCTCACCGATTCGGATAAGATTCCCGAAAAAGGTTTTTTAAGAATTTTCGTTCTCTCGATTCGAATCATCGTCGGTTCCGCGTATCGTTTCATCAAAGACGATTGTCTCATGCAAGCGTCCGGAATTTCTTACACGACGATCGTATCCTTGATTCCCATGCTTACGGTCGCGTTGTCCCTGATTACGATCACGTCGGGATTAGAAAATCGTAAAGAAGAAATCTTTGATACGATCAACACATTCATTCTTCAGAGCAACATCAACGTCGACATCAACACGTATTTGGAAGCGATCGGAGACTTGATCGACACCGCGACTCAGATCGGAGCGATCGGTTTTGTGATCTTGGTTTTTTCCGCGACCGCGGTTTTGCGTTCTTTGGAAAATGCGTTTAACGGAATCTGGAGAATCAGCTCCAACCGTTCCCTCTTTCAAAAATTAGTATTCTATTTTTTTGTTTTGGCGATCGGCCCTCTTCTTTTTGTGATCGGAGAAGGAGTTGCCGAGAAGACGATCGATTTTTTCAGACCTCCTCACTACTTTTCGATGGAACGGGATCCTCTCGGAAAAATATGGATCAGCGGCGAAAACGGAACCCTATTCCGCATGGATTCCAATCTAAAAAAAGAATATTCCATTCGGGAAGACGAGATCGATTTCGAAAACATGAAATGTCTCGATAACCTCGGAGGCCGTTTGGACTTCTGCAAAAAGCCGGACATAGGCGCTTCCGATTTTATCCGGATCAAAATCAAGGAAGGAATGATCTACGTTTTGTCGATTCGAGGCGCGCTTTTGATCAAACCGATCGAATCTTCGGTCTGGACCCTGACCTCTTTCGAGGGTGTGGAACTCAAGGACATAGAAGTCGTAAACCAAAATAACATTTTCATTATATTCAAAAACGGAGAAGTTCTCCATTACATTCCGGAAGGAATCTCGTTTAAACCGATCTTCAAGGATCGTCTGAAGATGAACGCGTCGAAGGTTTATTTCCCGGACGCGCTGAACGGCTATATACCCGACGAATCGGGAACCGTATGGACGAGCAACGACGGGGGTTTCAACTTTTATCCGAACCGTCTGACTCATTTAGCATTTCATGATATTCATAGAACCGAAAACGGAGAAATCTTTTTAGCCGGGGAGCGCGGAGTTCTCTATCGTTCTCGGGACGGGGGAAACAGTTGGATCGAACTGAGTCATAAAAGATATAATTTCATTCGTATCTGGTCGTTTTTAGGAACCGATACGATGGAACTATTTCTGATGGATAGTCTCGGACACATTCTCATCTCCACGGACGGAGGAGATCATTGGAATCCTTTTTACATTCCGATGAACGGAAAGATCTGGGCCAATCTTCTTTTGGAAAGAAAGGAAAACGGAAAGATCAAGATGTTAAACGTCGGCGAATACCGCACGATCAGCGTCACGGAATCCAAGGATCAAAAGTTCTCAACTACGGTAATCACGGGAGGAGACAGCGTATTTTCGATCTATTCTTTCCTGAGAATTTTATTTCCTCTTTCCGGGATCTGGCTTTTTTTCCTAAGTCTTTATTCTTTGATTCCGAACACGAAGGTTCCGTTGAAAGCCTCGGCAGTGGGCGCGGCCGTAACGGGAGTCATCTTTTTGATCTTTCTCTGGGGGTTTCAGGTGTATCTTTCCTCCTTCAGCGAAACTACGATGATCATCTATAAGGCGTTGGCCGCGATCCCGATCTTTCTTTTGGGAGTATATTCACTTTCCTTAATAGTCTTATTCGGAGCCGAAATCACGGCCTCTCTTCAGTTCCGAGAAAGATATCTCGCACCGCTTCATTCTTTAGACGAGATGCATACTTCTTCGAGCAACGAGTTTAGAAAACTGATTCTAACCTTAAAAACTGCGTATAAGATCCAAAAGGAAAAGAAAATTCCCTCTTCTTCGACGGAACTCGCTTCGGTTTCAAGATTGAAGGAAGAGGAAATTCCGGTTCTTACTAAAAAATTATGCGAGCTTGAATTCTTATCGGAAACGAGGAAGAATGAATTCGTTCCGATCATCGCGCCTGCGGACCTAAGCGTGGGAGACGTGTACCGGAAAATCCCGGAGCCTCTTTTAACGGGGGATAAGGAGCTGAAACTTTTTCCGGGAAATTTGAATTCCAAGATCGAAAAAACGGAAGAAAAACTCCAGAACGATCTGGATGGAATCAAATTCCTCGATTTACTCGACTAA
- a CDS encoding DUF1579 family protein, which yields MSKEKFETSKREGVHKEFESYTGNWKGVNQMMFKEGEVTDESPIAGTIKLILGGRFLLHEYKGSYGGEPFEGIAIYGYHIDKQRYETAWVESFGMGSGILFSEGVPGAKEWSVTGHYGGETQETSWGWRTSLEKDGNDKLIIFSQNLRPNGEKAGGVRILYERVS from the coding sequence ATGAGTAAAGAAAAGTTTGAAACCTCGAAACGAGAAGGCGTCCACAAAGAATTCGAATCCTATACGGGCAATTGGAAAGGCGTCAACCAGATGATGTTCAAAGAGGGAGAGGTCACCGACGAATCTCCGATCGCCGGAACCATCAAACTCATATTAGGCGGGAGATTTCTTCTCCACGAATACAAGGGAAGTTACGGCGGAGAACCCTTCGAAGGAATCGCGATCTACGGATATCATATCGACAAACAAAGATACGAAACCGCTTGGGTCGAAAGTTTCGGAATGGGAAGCGGAATCCTTTTTTCCGAAGGAGTTCCCGGCGCGAAGGAATGGTCCGTCACGGGACACTACGGAGGAGAAACTCAGGAAACAAGCTGGGGTTGGAGAACGAGTTTGGAAAAAGACGGGAACGACAAGCTGATCATATTCTCCCAAAACCTCAGACCGAACGGTGAAAAAGCGGGAGGAGTTCGAATCCTTTACGAACGTGTTTCCTAA
- a CDS encoding class I SAM-dependent methyltransferase, translating to MDFSGKTIDETCPCCQTKDWKFLYHSSFQNYNIPIYLCSSCGLQTQYPRPEASSLYTEEYYSGGADFSYRDERQTERFDRYVWNARLKNIQRFKRTGEFLDVGCSFGGFLNCAKEAGWRVTGVEISSYSAEVSRSRGFKVYQGEFLDADLPENFFDVVTLVEVIEHLSEPSKVFQKLNRILKPGGLLLLQTANFEGWQAIDSGPAYHYYLPGHFYYYSESNLKKILDRSGFQNHITYPGVDFSLFAKLLKSRGSFRSWREYWKWIRIGVYHWKSKLKKQGRPLTSSMVLYSFKAE from the coding sequence TTGGATTTTTCTGGCAAAACTATAGACGAGACCTGTCCTTGTTGCCAAACGAAAGATTGGAAGTTCCTATACCATTCTTCCTTTCAAAATTATAATATTCCAATTTATTTATGTAGTTCCTGCGGACTTCAGACCCAATATCCCAGACCGGAAGCGTCTTCTCTTTACACCGAAGAATACTATTCCGGTGGCGCGGACTTTTCATACCGGGACGAAAGACAAACCGAACGTTTCGATCGTTACGTTTGGAACGCGCGTCTCAAAAACATACAACGTTTCAAACGAACGGGAGAATTTTTGGACGTCGGCTGTTCCTTCGGAGGATTTTTAAACTGCGCGAAAGAAGCCGGCTGGAGAGTAACGGGCGTGGAAATTTCCTCCTATTCGGCCGAGGTTTCAAGATCGAGAGGGTTTAAGGTTTATCAGGGAGAATTTTTGGACGCGGATCTACCCGAGAATTTTTTCGACGTTGTGACTCTTGTAGAAGTGATCGAACATCTTTCCGAACCTTCAAAAGTATTCCAAAAATTGAATCGAATTCTAAAACCCGGCGGTCTTCTGCTTTTACAAACCGCGAACTTCGAAGGTTGGCAGGCGATCGATTCGGGACCGGCGTATCACTACTATCTTCCCGGACATTTTTACTATTATTCGGAATCGAATTTGAAAAAAATTCTTGATCGATCGGGTTTTCAAAATCATATCACTTATCCCGGAGTCGATTTTTCTCTCTTCGCAAAATTACTCAAATCCAGGGGAAGTTTTCGTTCCTGGAGAGAATATTGGAAGTGGATTCGAATCGGCGTTTATCACTGGAAAAGCAAACTCAAAAAACAAGGCAGACCCTTGACCTCGTCCATGGTTCTGTATAGCTTTAAGGCGGAATGA
- a CDS encoding flagellar basal body P-ring protein FlgI: protein MKFKYSILCMFLLDVFLFCASFMIFLASIVALAFPFSSLNAAELRLKDIAKIEGIRENQITGYGIVVGLPGTGDSKTPFTSESMKNYLKNLGVEANLKPDQTRNIASVLITATIPTYARKGDKLNVIVSSIGDAKSLEGGVLLQSPLKTAGDKTFAVASGVISFGGRQEQERGNSARGNKKTVGLVHGGAIVEQELDQNFYASERVQIQLENQDFTTLNAVISQIRSILPGKHGIGPETVVPVSPTEINIVLGKTFENKSDAFLSLLSDIENLSVETQVRPKVVINERTGVIVMGGNITIEEVAVSRSGLNLSVTDKNRRRNWLGKEQEPVKSSFLIEESTSVGDVVEALNKVGASTKDIIAILEALKKSGALHAELEIQ, encoded by the coding sequence TTTTTTGTTTTGCGCGTCCTTTATGATTTTTTTGGCTTCGATCGTAGCGCTTGCGTTTCCTTTTTCTTCCTTAAACGCCGCGGAACTCAGACTGAAGGACATCGCGAAAATCGAAGGAATCCGAGAAAATCAAATCACCGGTTACGGAATCGTGGTGGGTCTTCCCGGAACGGGAGATAGCAAAACTCCTTTTACTTCGGAAAGTATGAAAAATTATCTGAAGAATCTCGGAGTGGAAGCGAACCTCAAGCCGGATCAAACCCGCAACATCGCTTCCGTTTTGATCACCGCGACGATTCCTACGTATGCGAGAAAAGGTGATAAGTTAAACGTAATCGTATCTTCGATCGGAGACGCAAAGTCTTTGGAAGGTGGGGTTCTTTTACAATCTCCTTTGAAGACCGCGGGAGATAAAACCTTCGCGGTCGCTTCGGGTGTGATTTCCTTCGGCGGAAGACAGGAACAGGAAAGAGGAAACAGCGCGAGAGGAAATAAAAAAACCGTCGGGCTCGTTCACGGCGGAGCGATCGTAGAACAAGAACTCGATCAGAATTTTTACGCTTCGGAACGAGTTCAAATTCAATTGGAGAATCAGGACTTCACAACGTTAAACGCGGTGATCTCTCAGATTCGTTCCATTCTTCCCGGCAAACACGGGATCGGGCCGGAGACAGTGGTTCCCGTTTCTCCGACCGAAATCAATATCGTACTCGGAAAAACATTCGAAAACAAATCGGACGCATTCTTATCTTTGTTAAGCGACATCGAAAATCTAAGCGTGGAAACCCAAGTAAGACCTAAGGTGGTCATCAACGAAAGAACCGGCGTGATCGTGATGGGCGGAAACATAACGATCGAAGAAGTCGCCGTGTCGCGCTCGGGACTCAATCTTTCCGTAACGGATAAAAATAGAAGACGCAACTGGCTCGGTAAAGAACAGGAGCCCGTAAAAAGTTCCTTTTTGATCGAAGAATCCACGAGCGTAGGCGACGTGGTCGAAGCGCTCAACAAAGTGGGCGCGTCAACAAAAGATATCATAGCGATTTTAGAAGCTCTTAAAAAATCGGGCGCGTTACACGCGGAATTGGAGATACAGTGA
- a CDS encoding class I SAM-dependent methyltransferase: MNPSEPSSQSAWNVHYTRNKSRLGYPDENLVRMLSKIGTVFSEQSPNTNERRALDFGAGSGRHCVLLNEFGYQTYATDYTENSVKTIQETYPFVKTSFGEKPPLSYDDHFFDVIVSWGVLHYNSVEAAKTILAEKKRILKKGGFLAGSVRAVGDTHLQAQGTTIQTQDLKGAYSRFYTLEELKEDLKDFSEVEFGYTERTPLGKLEERICHWIFLAKL; the protein is encoded by the coding sequence TTGAATCCGTCTGAACCTTCTTCCCAATCGGCATGGAACGTTCATTATACGAGAAACAAATCCAGACTCGGATATCCGGATGAAAATTTGGTGAGAATGCTTTCCAAGATCGGAACCGTTTTCTCCGAACAATCTCCGAACACGAACGAACGAAGAGCTTTGGATTTCGGCGCGGGTTCCGGAAGACATTGTGTTTTGTTAAACGAATTCGGTTATCAAACCTACGCGACCGATTATACCGAAAACTCGGTGAAGACGATCCAAGAAACCTATCCTTTCGTCAAAACGTCGTTCGGCGAAAAACCTCCCCTCTCCTATGATGATCATTTTTTCGACGTGATCGTAAGCTGGGGAGTGCTTCACTACAATTCCGTAGAAGCGGCAAAAACGATTCTCGCCGAGAAAAAAAGAATTCTGAAAAAAGGCGGATTTCTCGCCGGATCCGTACGCGCGGTCGGCGATACTCACTTACAGGCACAAGGAACCACGATCCAAACACAGGATTTAAAAGGCGCTTATTCCCGTTTTTATACATTAGAAGAATTGAAAGAAGATTTAAAGGATTTTTCCGAAGTAGAATTCGGTTACACCGAAAGAACCCCGCTCGGAAAATTGGAAGAAAGGATCTGTCATTGGATTTTTCTGGCAAAACTATAG
- a CDS encoding SIMPL domain-containing protein codes for MIRTKIATLLLLFPVLGIHSESKQIITVSGTGIAVVETDYVQMTFAVEVEDKEAKIAQEKNLQRAANVIQALSKEFKIASKDIYTTDYTLQRQYLEEGKQRPYLASSGILLKLRNLKVYKDLLLEIQKLGVNSVSGIEFKSDSTTKQEKEALVAAYQDAREKALILANSLGKKEVGAVKIIESDSFVNPTVVYQMKGRVEDSSPISVGERKIQARVTVEFEAK; via the coding sequence ATGATCCGAACAAAAATAGCAACCCTACTTCTTTTATTTCCAGTATTGGGAATTCATTCAGAATCAAAACAAATCATAACCGTCTCCGGAACCGGAATCGCAGTCGTGGAAACGGATTACGTTCAAATGACCTTCGCAGTCGAAGTCGAAGACAAGGAAGCAAAAATCGCACAGGAAAAAAACCTTCAAAGAGCGGCTAACGTAATCCAGGCGCTTTCCAAAGAATTTAAGATCGCGTCCAAGGATATTTATACCACCGATTACACGTTACAAAGACAATACTTGGAAGAAGGAAAACAAAGACCTTATCTCGCTTCCTCCGGAATTCTTTTGAAGCTACGAAACCTCAAAGTCTATAAGGATCTGCTTTTGGAAATTCAAAAGTTGGGAGTCAACAGCGTGAGCGGAATCGAATTCAAATCCGATTCCACAACCAAACAGGAAAAGGAAGCATTAGTCGCCGCTTATCAGGACGCAAGGGAGAAGGCTTTGATTCTCGCCAATTCTCTCGGTAAAAAAGAAGTCGGCGCGGTAAAGATCATCGAATCCGATTCTTTCGTAAACCCGACGGTCGTTTACCAGATGAAAGGTAGGGTCGAAGATTCTTCCCCGATCTCCGTGGGTGAAAGAAAAATTCAGGCCCGCGTTACGGTGGAATTCGAAGCGAAATAA
- the groES gene encoding co-chaperone GroES, translated as MASIKPLGDRVLVEPRQEAEEKIGSIFVPDTAKEKPQEGKVVEVGSGKYEDGKLVPLEVKVGDTVLYGKYSGTEIKSEGKEYLIIRESDILAVVKK; from the coding sequence ATGGCATCGATTAAACCTCTGGGTGACAGAGTCCTCGTAGAACCAAGACAGGAAGCCGAGGAAAAGATCGGTAGCATTTTCGTTCCTGATACGGCAAAAGAAAAACCTCAAGAAGGAAAAGTCGTCGAAGTCGGAAGCGGCAAATATGAAGACGGGAAACTCGTTCCTCTCGAAGTTAAAGTAGGCGATACCGTCCTTTACGGAAAATATTCCGGAACTGAAATTAAATCCGAAGGCAAAGAATACCTCATCATCCGTGAGAGCGATATTCTCGCCGTTGTTAAAAAATAA